DNA sequence from the Pseudomonadota bacterium genome:
AGCGTGATCGTCATGATCGCGACGGGGTGGGCGTCCGAGGGGCTCGCGACAGGTCTCGTGCTCGTCCTCCTGTTCGCCGTGGAGTGGCTGTACAACACGCTCCTCGAGTGGATGTTCAACGGCGTGACGCCGGGGAAGAAGGCGCTCCGGCTCCGCGTCGTGCGCACGGACGGCGTGGCGATCGACTTCGTGCGCGCGGCGATGCGAAACCTCCTGCGGGCGGCGGACATCTTCCCGTTCTTCTACGCGACCGGGCTGCTCACGATGTTCTTCACCGGCACGCAGCGACGGCTCGGCGATCTCGCCGCGGACACGATGGTCGTCCGCGAGGAGCGGCCGCGGCTGCGCGATCTGCCGCCCCTCCCGGAGGGACCGGTCGAGCTGCCGGCGGGCGCGCTCGCCGGGCTCGGGCTGCGCGATCGCGATCTCGCGCTCGTCGACGAGTTCTTCAGGCGGCGGCACCTGTTCTCGGCCGAGCGGGCCGAGGAGCTCGCGGCGGTGCTCGCGGAGCCCGTTGCCGCCCGGCTCGGGGTCGAGTGCGAGTCCCCGGAGCGGCTGCTCGCGGGCGTCCTGCTCGCGGGCTACGAGGCGCGATCCTCCTGGTACGGGCGCGACACCGCGGCGTCGATAGGCGGCCCTCCCGGCTCCGGAGGCGCGGCATGACGAAGCGCGACTTCCTCGAGGAGCGGATCAATCGCTGGCGCAGGCTGGAGGCCACGCTCAACCGCCTCGAGTCGTCCGGGGCCAAGAAGCTCGAGCAGCACGAGCTCGAGGAGTTCGTGCACCTCTACCGGATGACCTGCTCGGACCTGGCGCGGGCGCG
Encoded proteins:
- a CDS encoding RDD family protein, which translates into the protein MLGNGQAEGAVRHISTEVIVETPEQIGFTFEVAGPAPRMLAYLIDLAIRLGIVSIVSVIVMIATGWASEGLATGLVLVLLFAVEWLYNTLLEWMFNGVTPGKKALRLRVVRTDGVAIDFVRAAMRNLLRAADIFPFFYATGLLTMFFTGTQRRLGDLAADTMVVREERPRLRDLPPLPEGPVELPAGALAGLGLRDRDLALVDEFFRRRHLFSAERAEELAAVLAEPVAARLGVECESPERLLAGVLLAGYEARSSWYGRDTAASIGGPPGSGGAA